Proteins encoded within one genomic window of Variovorax sp. OAS795:
- a CDS encoding SDR family oxidoreductase: MPSEAQKKVAIVTAGGSGMGAAAARKLADDGFRVAILSSSGKGEALASELGGIGVTGSNQSNDDLQRLVDKVVAEWGRVDVLVNSAGHGPRAPILDITDEDWHRGMDVYLLSAVRPSRLVAPLMVKQGGGTIINISTFAAFEPDPVFPTSGVFRAGLAAFTKLFADKYAAENVRMNNVLPGFIDSLPEKPEFRSRIPMGRYGKSSEIAAVIGFLASEGAGYITGQNLRVDGGITRSV; encoded by the coding sequence ATGCCCTCCGAAGCACAAAAAAAAGTAGCCATCGTCACCGCCGGTGGCAGCGGCATGGGCGCCGCTGCGGCCCGCAAGCTTGCGGACGACGGCTTTCGCGTCGCCATCCTTTCCTCGTCGGGCAAAGGCGAGGCACTGGCCTCTGAACTCGGCGGCATTGGCGTGACCGGCTCCAACCAGTCGAACGACGACCTGCAGCGGCTGGTCGACAAGGTCGTGGCCGAATGGGGCCGCGTCGACGTGCTGGTCAACAGCGCGGGCCACGGGCCCCGCGCGCCCATTCTCGACATCACTGACGAAGACTGGCACCGCGGCATGGACGTGTACCTGCTGAGCGCCGTGCGTCCGAGCCGCCTGGTGGCACCGCTGATGGTGAAGCAGGGTGGTGGCACCATCATCAACATCTCGACTTTCGCGGCCTTCGAGCCCGACCCGGTGTTTCCGACCTCGGGCGTGTTCCGCGCCGGCCTGGCGGCCTTCACCAAGCTCTTTGCCGACAAGTACGCCGCCGAGAACGTGCGCATGAACAACGTGCTGCCGGGCTTCATCGACAGCCTGCCCGAGAAGCCCGAGTTCCGTTCGCGCATTCCCATGGGGCGCTACGGCAAGAGCAGCGAGATCGCGGCGGTGATCGGCTTTCTCGCCTCGGAAGGCGCGGGCTACATCACGGGCCAGAACCTGCGCGTGGACGGCGGCATCACGCGCTCGGTCTGA
- a CDS encoding ABC transporter ATP-binding protein, producing the protein MSTTTTMNLLEAASIEAGYGASQVLFGIDLRIGAGEVLALLGRNGMGKSTLLKVLTGTLAPMRGSVHFGGVAIGGHKPDAIARRGVAIVPEGRHVFPNLSVDEHLRAFARPRPGSAPRWTVEALYGLFPRLAERKANAGNQLSGGEQQMLAIARALSTHPRLLILDEATEGLAPVIREEIWHCIATLKSEGEAILVVDKYVQRLLPLADRHVILERGRAVWQGDSAALDADRSLWTRYLGV; encoded by the coding sequence ATGAGCACGACGACCACCATGAACTTGCTCGAAGCGGCATCCATCGAGGCCGGCTACGGCGCGAGCCAGGTGCTGTTCGGCATCGACCTTCGCATCGGCGCAGGTGAAGTGCTCGCGCTGCTCGGACGCAACGGCATGGGCAAGAGCACGCTGCTGAAGGTGCTCACCGGCACGCTGGCGCCGATGCGCGGCAGCGTGCATTTCGGCGGCGTTGCCATCGGCGGACACAAGCCCGACGCCATCGCGCGGCGCGGCGTGGCCATCGTGCCCGAGGGGCGGCACGTGTTCCCGAATCTCAGCGTCGACGAGCACCTGCGCGCCTTCGCACGCCCTCGCCCCGGCAGCGCGCCGCGCTGGACGGTCGAGGCGCTCTACGGCCTCTTCCCGCGCCTCGCGGAACGCAAGGCCAATGCAGGCAACCAGCTCTCGGGCGGCGAGCAGCAGATGCTGGCCATTGCGCGCGCGCTCTCGACGCATCCGCGCCTCCTGATCCTCGACGAGGCCACCGAGGGCCTGGCCCCGGTGATCCGCGAGGAGATCTGGCATTGCATCGCCACGCTCAAGTCGGAAGGCGAGGCGATCCTGGTGGTCGACAAGTACGTGCAGCGCCTGCTGCCGCTGGCCGACCGCCATGTGATCCTCGAACGCGGACGCGCCGTGTGGCAGGGCGACTCGGCCGCGCTCGATGCGGATCGCTCGCTATGGACGCGCTACCTGGGCGTGTGA